One stretch of Variovorax sp. TBS-050B DNA includes these proteins:
- the otnI gene encoding 2-oxo-tetronate isomerase: protein MPQFAANLSMLYPELDFLDRFEAAAKDGFQAVEYLFPYPYERRELAARLEAHGLRQVLFNGPPGDWDRGERGLACLPGRDAEFREGIAKAIDYAVALDCPRIHVMAGLVPEGLEREAVQPVYVDNLRWAAAEAAKAGRDLLIEPINTRDIPRFFLNRQDHAHEILDLVGASNLKVQMDLYHCQIVEGDVAMKLRKYLPTGRVGHLQIAGVPERHEPDIGEQNYGYLFDLIDELAAQSGWQGWVGCEYRPSRGSAPGGTSAGLGWLRARLQQQQQQQRA, encoded by the coding sequence ATGCCCCAATTCGCCGCCAACCTCTCGATGCTCTATCCGGAGCTCGATTTCCTCGACCGCTTCGAAGCTGCCGCGAAGGACGGCTTCCAGGCGGTCGAATACCTCTTCCCCTACCCCTACGAACGCCGCGAACTCGCCGCCCGGCTCGAAGCCCACGGCCTGCGCCAGGTGCTGTTCAACGGCCCGCCCGGCGACTGGGACCGCGGCGAGCGCGGCCTCGCCTGCCTGCCCGGGCGCGACGCCGAGTTCCGCGAAGGCATCGCGAAAGCCATCGACTATGCGGTGGCGCTCGACTGCCCGCGCATCCACGTGATGGCCGGCCTGGTGCCCGAAGGCCTGGAGCGCGAGGCGGTGCAGCCGGTGTACGTCGACAACCTGCGCTGGGCGGCCGCCGAAGCGGCCAAGGCCGGGCGCGACCTGCTGATCGAGCCGATCAACACGCGCGACATTCCGCGCTTCTTCCTCAACCGCCAGGACCATGCGCACGAGATCCTCGACCTCGTCGGCGCGTCCAACCTCAAGGTGCAGATGGACCTCTACCACTGCCAGATCGTCGAGGGCGACGTGGCGATGAAGCTGCGCAAGTACCTGCCGACGGGGCGCGTGGGCCACCTCCAGATCGCGGGCGTGCCCGAGCGCCACGAGCCCGACATCGGCGAGCAGAACTACGGCTACCTGTTCGACCTGATCGACGAACTCGCCGCGCAGAGCGGCTGGCAGGGCTGGGTGGGCTGCGAATACCGGCCGAGCCGCGGCAGCGCGCCGGGCGGCACTTCGGCCGGGCTCGGCTGGCTGCGCGCGCGCCTGCAGCAGCAGCAACAACAGCAGCGGGCATGA
- a CDS encoding aldolase has product MKETQAREEICRVGRSLFERGYVHATAGNISVRLDDGFLITPTDACLGFLDPARLARLDVDGRQTGGDRASKTIALHTRIYAAARRFDAATACVIHTHSTHCVALSLGAPGDELLPALTPYFVMKVGHVPLIPYHRPGAPEAAEQVAQAIERHGAAGTPIRAVMLERLGPNVWHDSPASAMAVLEELEETARLQMLAGAARPAPLADAQIEELRRTFGARW; this is encoded by the coding sequence ATGAAAGAAACCCAAGCCAGAGAAGAAATCTGCCGCGTCGGCCGCAGCCTGTTCGAGCGCGGCTACGTGCATGCCACGGCCGGCAACATCAGCGTGCGGCTCGACGACGGCTTTCTCATCACGCCCACCGATGCCTGCCTCGGCTTCCTCGATCCGGCGCGCCTCGCGCGGCTCGATGTGGATGGCCGGCAGACCGGCGGCGACCGCGCGAGCAAGACCATCGCGCTGCACACCCGCATCTATGCGGCCGCGCGCCGCTTCGATGCCGCCACCGCCTGCGTGATCCACACCCACAGCACCCACTGCGTCGCGCTGAGCCTCGGGGCGCCGGGCGACGAGCTGCTGCCCGCGCTCACGCCGTACTTCGTGATGAAGGTCGGCCACGTGCCGCTCATCCCCTACCATCGCCCGGGCGCGCCCGAAGCCGCGGAGCAGGTGGCGCAGGCGATCGAACGCCACGGCGCGGCGGGCACGCCGATCCGCGCCGTGATGCTCGAACGTCTCGGCCCCAACGTCTGGCACGACAGCCCCGCCTCGGCCATGGCCGTGCTCGAGGAGCTCGAAGAGACCGCCAGGCTGCAGATGCTCGCCGGCGCCGCCCGCCCGGCGCCGCTCGCGGACGCACAGATCGAAGAACTGCGCCGCACCTTCGGTGCGCGCTGGTAG
- the denD gene encoding D-erythronate dehydrogenase translates to MNILITGGCGFLGARLARTLLSQGTLALAGAAPQPIERIVLADRVPPPADLQADARVQFVQGDLYEQAAGGALPLADTHALFHLAAAVSGECEADFDLGMRSNLDTTRALLEACRRAGHAPVFVFSSSVAVFGDSPEQRLPAVIEDTTLPTPLNSYGIQKFIGEQLVADFTRKGFVQGRNVRLMTVSVRPGRPNGAASSFLSGMLREPLAGERARCPVAPETAVALASPGNTVAGIVRAATASAAEWGARTAVNLPALTTTVREMADALARVAGRAATDLIDWAPDAAIAKIVTSWPSRIHAARAEALGLKADASFDAILRDYVRENPQAVKLAVAGDGAKD, encoded by the coding sequence ATGAACATCCTCATCACCGGCGGCTGCGGCTTCCTCGGCGCGCGCCTCGCGCGCACGCTGCTCTCGCAGGGCACGCTGGCGCTCGCCGGCGCCGCGCCGCAGCCCATCGAACGCATCGTGCTGGCCGACCGCGTGCCGCCGCCGGCCGACCTGCAGGCCGATGCCCGCGTGCAGTTCGTCCAGGGCGACCTGTACGAGCAGGCCGCGGGCGGCGCATTGCCGCTCGCCGACACGCACGCGCTGTTCCACCTCGCGGCCGCCGTGAGCGGCGAGTGCGAGGCCGACTTCGACCTCGGCATGCGCAGCAACCTCGACACCACGCGCGCGCTGCTCGAAGCCTGCCGCCGCGCGGGCCATGCGCCGGTGTTCGTGTTCTCCAGCTCGGTCGCGGTGTTCGGCGATTCGCCCGAGCAGCGGCTGCCCGCGGTGATCGAGGACACCACGCTGCCCACGCCGCTGAACAGCTACGGCATCCAGAAATTCATCGGCGAGCAGTTGGTGGCCGACTTCACGCGCAAGGGCTTCGTGCAGGGCCGCAACGTGCGGCTGATGACGGTGTCGGTGCGGCCGGGGCGGCCCAACGGCGCGGCGTCGAGCTTCCTGAGCGGCATGCTGCGCGAGCCGCTCGCGGGCGAGCGCGCGCGCTGCCCCGTGGCACCCGAGACGGCGGTGGCGCTCGCCTCGCCCGGCAACACCGTCGCCGGCATCGTGCGCGCGGCCACCGCGAGCGCCGCCGAATGGGGAGCGCGCACCGCGGTCAACCTGCCCGCGCTCACCACCACCGTGCGCGAGATGGCCGATGCGCTCGCGCGCGTGGCCGGCCGCGCCGCCACCGATTTGATCGACTGGGCGCCCGATGCCGCCATCGCGAAGATCGTGACGAGCTGGCCGAGCCGCATCCATGCCGCGCGCGCCGAGGCGCTGGGCCTGAAGGCCGATGCCAGCTTCGACGCGATCCTGCGCGACTACGTGCGCGAGAACCCGCAGGCGGTCAAGCTCGCGGTGGCAGGCGACGGCGCGAAGGACTGA
- a CDS encoding alpha/beta hydrolase, translating to MSERTLKFVDTPLLRIGYEERNPSGTATAVLVHGWPDSPRCWHGVAARLAEAGWRVLLPALRGFAPTTFLHADTPRSGQLSALGRDLLDFVDALGLRQPALVGHDWGARAVANACGLRPGVASALALLSVGYGTNAPDQPMPLAQARNYWYHWYMATPRGERTVHDDRTAFTRMMWDTWAPAGWYEPAEFDATAAAFEGDDWARVVVHSYRHRWGHAPGDPHYAADDAALNPAPVLSVPTLVLHGTADFCNHPDTSAGKERFFGGPYRRELLEGVGHFPQREAPDAVADALLRFLPAL from the coding sequence GTGAGCGAGCGGACGCTCAAGTTCGTCGACACGCCGCTGCTGCGCATCGGCTACGAGGAACGGAACCCATCGGGCACGGCCACCGCGGTGCTGGTGCACGGCTGGCCAGACAGCCCGCGCTGCTGGCACGGCGTGGCCGCGCGGCTCGCCGAGGCCGGCTGGCGCGTGCTGCTGCCCGCCCTGCGCGGGTTCGCGCCGACGACCTTCCTGCATGCCGATACGCCGCGCAGCGGCCAGCTCTCGGCGCTGGGGCGCGACCTGCTCGATTTCGTCGATGCGCTCGGCCTGCGGCAGCCCGCGCTCGTCGGCCACGACTGGGGTGCGCGCGCCGTGGCCAATGCCTGCGGGCTGCGGCCCGGCGTGGCGAGCGCGCTCGCGCTGCTGTCGGTCGGCTACGGCACCAACGCGCCCGACCAGCCGATGCCGCTCGCGCAGGCGCGCAACTACTGGTACCACTGGTACATGGCCACGCCGCGCGGCGAACGCACCGTGCATGACGACCGCACCGCCTTCACGCGGATGATGTGGGACACCTGGGCGCCGGCCGGCTGGTACGAACCCGCCGAGTTCGATGCCACCGCCGCCGCCTTCGAGGGCGACGACTGGGCGCGCGTGGTGGTGCATTCGTACCGCCATCGCTGGGGCCATGCGCCCGGCGACCCGCACTATGCGGCCGACGATGCCGCGCTCAACCCCGCGCCGGTGCTGTCGGTGCCCACGCTGGTGCTGCACGGCACGGCCGATTTCTGCAATCATCCCGACACCTCGGCGGGCAAGGAACGCTTCTTCGGCGGCCCTTACCGCCGCGAGCTGCTCGAGGGCGTGGGCCACTTCCCGCAGCGCGAGGCGCCCGACGCGGTCGCCGACGCGCTGCTGCGCTTCCTGCCCGCGCTCTAG
- the ltnD gene encoding L-threonate dehydrogenase: MPPRPSWPRTRRAGRRWRSSRTSASTEHALVHPAAALRRPRFFCFSELHSTDDLMTPTIGLIGLGAMGAGMAQSLRRAGHAPHVFDVRREAAEAFAREGGTASPSLEALGAACDIVISVVVNAQQTEAVLFGDGTTPGCAASMKPGSLFVMCSTVDPDGSVALEARLEKLGILYLDAPISGGAAKAASGQMTMMTAGTPAAYERAGTVLDAMAAKVYRLGDRAGAGSKVKIINQLLAGVHIAVAAEAMALGLREGVDPAALYEVITHSAGNSWMFENRMAHVLAGDYTPLSAVDIFVKDLGLVLDTARASKFPLPLASTAHQMFMQASTAGHGREDDSAVIKIYPGIEVPAPKGKAP; the protein is encoded by the coding sequence GTGCCGCCGCGGCCTTCATGGCCACGGACGCGGCGCGCTGGAAGAAGGTGGCGGAGTTCGCGAACATCCGCCTCGACTGAGCACGCGCTTGTGCATCCGGCCGCGGCACTGCGGCGGCCGCGGTTTTTTTGTTTTTCTGAACTTCATTCCACGGATGACCTCATGACCCCCACCATCGGATTGATCGGCCTCGGCGCCATGGGCGCCGGCATGGCGCAGTCGCTGCGCCGCGCAGGCCATGCGCCCCACGTGTTCGACGTGCGCCGCGAAGCGGCCGAAGCCTTCGCGCGCGAAGGCGGCACGGCGAGCCCATCGCTCGAAGCGCTCGGCGCCGCCTGCGACATCGTGATCTCCGTCGTCGTGAATGCGCAGCAGACCGAGGCGGTGCTGTTCGGCGACGGCACCACGCCCGGCTGCGCAGCGTCGATGAAGCCCGGCAGCCTGTTCGTGATGTGCTCCACCGTCGATCCGGACGGGTCGGTGGCGCTCGAGGCGCGCCTCGAAAAGCTCGGCATCCTGTACCTCGACGCACCGATCTCCGGCGGCGCCGCCAAGGCCGCGAGCGGCCAGATGACGATGATGACCGCGGGCACCCCCGCCGCCTACGAACGCGCCGGCACCGTGCTCGATGCGATGGCCGCCAAGGTCTACCGCCTCGGCGACAGGGCCGGCGCCGGCAGCAAGGTGAAGATCATCAACCAGCTGCTGGCCGGCGTGCACATCGCGGTGGCGGCCGAGGCCATGGCGCTGGGCCTGCGCGAAGGCGTGGACCCGGCCGCGCTCTACGAGGTCATCACCCACAGCGCGGGCAACAGCTGGATGTTCGAGAACCGCATGGCGCACGTGCTCGCGGGCGACTACACGCCGCTGTCGGCGGTCGACATCTTCGTGAAGGACCTGGGGCTGGTGCTCGACACGGCGCGCGCCAGCAAGTTTCCGCTGCCCCTGGCCTCCACCGCGCACCAGATGTTCATGCAGGCCTCGACCGCGGGCCATGGGCGGGAGGACGACAGCGCCGTCATCAAGATTTACCCGGGCATCGAGGTGCCGGCGCCGAAGGGGAAGGCGCCGTGA
- a CDS encoding tripartite tricarboxylate transporter substrate binding protein — MGGLFASTIALPLRAQSAWPTRPVRLVVPFPPGGLIDNMARLLSPRLAQALGQPVVVDNKPGAGGNIGAAEVARAAPDGHTLLMASPPLTISPALYRALPYQPAQIVPIAVLGRVPNVLLVNPAAGIDTVAALTARAKAQPGKLNYASNGNGTTLHLSAELFKSSTGTFLTHIPYRGAAAALTGLMAGEVDMMFDNLPSAIGQIQAGRLKPLAVTTTERSPALPNVPTMVQAGVPGFNVGSWFGLAAPAGTPAPVLALLAQQLERLSGDAEVQAAMQRQGVAPGYLDSRAAAAFMATDAARWKKVAEFANIRLD, encoded by the coding sequence TTGGGCGGCCTTTTCGCCAGCACCATCGCCCTGCCGCTTCGCGCCCAATCCGCTTGGCCCACCCGCCCCGTCCGGCTGGTCGTGCCCTTCCCGCCCGGCGGGCTGATCGACAACATGGCGCGGCTGCTCTCGCCCCGGCTCGCGCAGGCGCTCGGGCAGCCGGTGGTGGTCGACAACAAGCCCGGCGCGGGCGGCAACATCGGCGCCGCCGAAGTGGCGCGTGCCGCGCCGGACGGCCACACGCTGCTGATGGCCTCGCCGCCGCTGACCATCAGCCCCGCCCTGTACCGGGCGCTGCCCTACCAGCCGGCGCAGATCGTGCCTATCGCGGTGCTCGGCCGCGTGCCCAACGTGCTGCTGGTCAACCCGGCCGCGGGCATCGACACGGTGGCCGCGCTCACCGCACGTGCCAAGGCGCAGCCGGGCAAGCTCAACTACGCCTCGAACGGCAACGGCACCACGCTGCACCTGAGCGCCGAACTCTTCAAGAGCAGCACCGGCACCTTCCTCACCCACATTCCGTACCGCGGCGCGGCGGCCGCGCTCACGGGGCTGATGGCGGGCGAGGTGGACATGATGTTCGACAACCTTCCCTCGGCCATCGGCCAGATCCAGGCCGGGCGCCTCAAGCCACTGGCCGTCACGACCACCGAGCGCAGCCCCGCGCTGCCGAACGTGCCGACCATGGTGCAGGCCGGCGTGCCCGGATTCAACGTGGGTTCGTGGTTCGGCCTGGCCGCACCGGCCGGCACGCCGGCGCCGGTGCTGGCGCTCCTGGCGCAGCAGCTCGAACGGCTGTCGGGCGATGCCGAGGTGCAGGCCGCGATGCAGCGCCAGGGCGTGGCGCCGGGTTACCTCGATTCGCGTGCCGCCGCGGCCTTCATGGCCACGGACGCGGCGCGCTGGAAGAAGGTGGCGGAGTTCGCGAACATCCGCCTCGACTGA
- a CDS encoding FadR/GntR family transcriptional regulator has protein sequence MTARFQSIAPGARLADQVADALAAEVRSGRLSEGDRLPTETALAEQFGVSRTVVREAVSRLKSLGLLDSRQGSGVYVRAAGVEPLRFEMPHVASREAVIQMVELRRALEAEVAALAAERRTPDDVQRIRAAIEALHAAVAAGGNGAEEDLRFHRAIAEAARNPFLIGTLQYLRQFLHGATRVTRANEARRADFAREVAEEHAHIVQAIEAGDVPGARAAARNHMDNAIRRIEQADPAFWQQEGEALARPLTAGLPGR, from the coding sequence ATGACCGCCCGCTTTCAATCCATCGCACCCGGTGCCCGTCTGGCCGACCAGGTGGCCGACGCCCTGGCCGCCGAGGTGCGCAGCGGCCGCCTGTCCGAAGGCGACCGGCTGCCGACCGAGACCGCGCTTGCCGAGCAGTTCGGCGTGAGCCGCACCGTGGTGCGCGAGGCCGTGTCGCGGCTCAAGTCGCTCGGCCTGCTCGACTCGCGCCAGGGCAGCGGCGTCTACGTGCGTGCCGCGGGGGTCGAGCCGCTGCGCTTCGAGATGCCGCACGTGGCATCGCGCGAAGCCGTGATCCAGATGGTCGAACTGCGCCGCGCGCTCGAAGCCGAGGTGGCCGCGCTGGCGGCCGAGCGCCGCACGCCCGACGACGTGCAGCGCATCCGCGCCGCCATCGAAGCGCTGCACGCCGCGGTGGCAGCCGGCGGCAACGGCGCCGAGGAAGACCTGCGCTTCCACCGCGCGATCGCCGAGGCGGCGCGCAACCCGTTCCTGATCGGCACGCTGCAGTACCTGCGGCAGTTCCTGCACGGCGCGACCCGCGTCACCCGCGCGAACGAGGCCCGTCGCGCCGACTTTGCGCGCGAGGTGGCCGAGGAGCATGCGCACATCGTCCAGGCCATCGAGGCTGGCGACGTGCCTGGTGCGCGCGCGGCCGCCAGGAACCACATGGACAACGCCATCCGCCGCATCGAGCAGGCCGATCCGGCGTTCTGGCAGCAGGAAGGCGAGGCGCTGGCGCGTCCGCTGACGGCGGGCCTACCCGGCCGCTGA
- a CDS encoding Lrp/AsnC family transcriptional regulator: MQLDAIDLRILDELQRDGALSNVELARRVHLSPSPCLARVKVLEASGVIDRYVALANAHALGLGLNVFISISLTTQSKQSLADFEQRIAEHDEVMECYLMTGDSDYLIRIAVADMAALEKFILEQLTPIPGIEKIRSSFALKQVRYKTALPLPVAPF; the protein is encoded by the coding sequence ATGCAACTCGACGCCATCGACCTGCGCATCCTGGACGAACTGCAGCGCGACGGCGCGCTCTCGAACGTGGAACTGGCGCGACGGGTGCACCTGTCGCCCTCGCCCTGCCTCGCCCGCGTGAAGGTGCTCGAAGCCAGCGGCGTGATCGACCGCTACGTGGCGCTCGCCAACGCCCATGCACTGGGCCTGGGGCTCAACGTGTTCATCTCGATCAGCCTCACCACGCAGAGCAAGCAGTCGCTGGCCGACTTCGAGCAGCGCATCGCCGAGCACGACGAGGTGATGGAGTGCTACCTGATGACCGGCGACAGCGACTACCTGATCCGCATCGCGGTGGCCGACATGGCGGCGCTCGAGAAGTTCATCCTCGAACAGCTCACGCCGATTCCGGGGATCGAGAAGATCCGCTCGAGCTTCGCCTTGAAGCAGGTCAGATACAAAACGGCGCTGCCGTTGCCGGTAGCGCCGTTCTAG
- a CDS encoding alkaline phosphatase PhoX, whose translation MSDRNDFNDEDSNRSPNPTFDSVLTSRLNRRGLLLGGVGSAVLTACGGGGGGGPAFPIIPPAPTPAPAPGPAPAPAPAPAPTEKLLGFGAVPKSLADSVLIPAGYSATVIYALGDPLTGTTPAYANDGTDADFENRGGDHHDGMEWFGLGADGKRSDASIDRGLLAINHEATTDETLSSFFLHADGGTKTLPRPAAEVDKEVAVHGIAVLEVRKDGAGKWSYVRNSAFNHRVTPLTEIDIAGPAKGDALMKTKYSATGVKTRGTLNNCGTGKTPWGTFLTGEENWVNYFTRAAGDDAARGNDKSVTSLKRYGRAAGATSRHGWETAGADDKYQRWNISKTGASTDGSDDYRNEMNGMGFVVEFNPYDKSKLGVKRSALGRYAHESVAFSKPVAGQKVACYMGDDARNEYFYKFVSDEVWSDADANPADPLATGAKYLDKGTLYVARFDADGAGTWLELSMANPAVAGYAGYPFANLADVVVNARLAADAAGATKMDRPEWCATNPANGEVYLTLTNNSNRRIEPASSSQLVPDPANPRVYTDMKGATAQSGNPNGHILRMAENGGNPASTGFRWDVYAFGAESGANADTVNLSKLTGDQDFSSPDGLVFSRSTGICWIQTDDGAYTDVTNCMMLAALPGQVGDGAKKTLTYQRADSTQYTVDTMIGKQPTADTLKRFLVGPSACEITGLCETPDGKAIFVNIQHPGENTKHADIADPSKYTSQWPSNAGYGAGKRPRSATIVITKDDGGRIGS comes from the coding sequence ATGTCAGACCGCAACGATTTCAACGACGAAGATTCCAACCGCTCTCCCAACCCGACGTTCGACAGCGTGCTGACCAGCCGGCTCAATCGGCGTGGTCTGCTGCTGGGCGGCGTAGGGTCTGCCGTGCTGACAGCCTGCGGTGGCGGGGGCGGTGGCGGACCGGCCTTTCCGATCATTCCGCCGGCGCCGACCCCGGCACCCGCGCCCGGACCGGCACCGGCACCCGCACCCGCACCCGCACCGACCGAGAAGCTGCTGGGCTTCGGCGCCGTGCCCAAGAGCCTGGCCGACAGCGTGCTGATTCCCGCCGGTTACAGCGCAACGGTCATTTATGCCCTCGGTGATCCCCTGACCGGCACCACCCCTGCCTATGCCAACGACGGCACCGACGCCGATTTCGAAAACCGAGGCGGCGACCACCACGACGGCATGGAGTGGTTCGGGCTGGGCGCTGACGGCAAGCGCTCCGACGCGAGCATCGACCGCGGCCTGCTGGCGATCAACCATGAGGCGACCACCGACGAGACGCTTTCGTCTTTCTTTCTGCACGCCGACGGCGGCACCAAGACGCTGCCCCGCCCGGCGGCCGAGGTCGACAAGGAGGTTGCCGTGCATGGCATTGCGGTGCTCGAGGTGCGCAAGGACGGTGCCGGCAAGTGGAGCTACGTCCGGAACTCGGCCTTCAACCACCGCGTCACGCCCCTGACCGAGATCGACATCGCCGGACCCGCGAAGGGCGATGCGCTGATGAAGACGAAGTACTCGGCGACCGGGGTCAAGACGCGCGGCACCCTGAACAACTGCGGTACGGGCAAGACGCCATGGGGCACCTTTCTCACCGGAGAAGAGAACTGGGTGAACTACTTCACCCGCGCCGCTGGCGATGACGCCGCACGCGGAAACGACAAAAGCGTGACCTCGCTCAAGCGCTATGGGCGGGCCGCGGGCGCGACGAGCCGCCATGGCTGGGAAACCGCCGGTGCGGACGACAAGTACCAGCGCTGGAACATCAGCAAGACCGGCGCATCGACCGATGGCTCGGACGACTACCGCAATGAGATGAACGGCATGGGCTTCGTCGTCGAGTTCAACCCGTACGACAAGTCCAAGCTGGGTGTGAAGCGTTCCGCCCTGGGCCGTTACGCGCACGAGAGCGTTGCGTTCAGCAAGCCGGTGGCGGGCCAGAAGGTGGCCTGCTACATGGGCGACGACGCGCGCAACGAATACTTCTACAAGTTCGTATCCGACGAGGTCTGGTCCGACGCCGATGCCAATCCGGCCGACCCGCTCGCCACGGGTGCCAAGTACCTCGACAAGGGCACGCTCTACGTGGCGCGCTTCGATGCCGATGGCGCCGGCACCTGGCTGGAATTGTCGATGGCGAATCCGGCTGTGGCGGGCTATGCCGGCTATCCGTTCGCGAACCTCGCCGACGTGGTGGTCAATGCCCGCCTCGCCGCCGACGCTGCAGGTGCCACCAAGATGGACCGCCCCGAATGGTGCGCGACGAATCCGGCCAACGGCGAGGTCTACCTCACGCTGACGAACAACAGCAACCGGCGCATCGAACCGGCCTCGTCGTCGCAACTGGTGCCCGATCCCGCCAACCCGCGCGTCTACACCGACATGAAGGGCGCGACCGCGCAGTCGGGCAACCCGAACGGGCACATCCTGCGCATGGCCGAGAACGGCGGCAATCCCGCGAGCACGGGCTTCCGCTGGGACGTGTACGCCTTCGGCGCCGAGTCCGGCGCGAATGCCGACACGGTGAACCTCTCGAAGCTCACCGGTGATCAGGATTTCTCCAGCCCCGACGGTCTGGTGTTCAGCCGTTCGACCGGCATCTGCTGGATTCAGACCGACGACGGCGCCTATACCGACGTGACCAACTGCATGATGTTGGCCGCGTTGCCCGGCCAGGTCGGCGATGGCGCAAAGAAGACCCTGACCTACCAGCGTGCGGACTCCACGCAGTACACGGTCGACACCATGATCGGCAAACAGCCGACGGCGGACACGCTCAAGCGCTTCCTGGTCGGCCCCTCGGCGTGCGAGATCACCGGCCTCTGCGAAACGCCGGACGGCAAGGCCATCTTCGTCAACATCCAGCACCCCGGCGAAAACACCAAGCATGCCGACATTGCCGATCCCTCGAAGTACACCAGCCAGTGGCCTTCGAATGCGGGCTACGGTGCCGGCAAGCGTCCGCGCTCGGCCACCATCGTCATCACCAAGGACGACGGCGGCCGCATCGGCAGCTGA